In Armatimonadia bacterium, the following are encoded in one genomic region:
- a CDS encoding sigma-70 family RNA polymerase sigma factor, with product MESNTDLRDFSKIVEGYYQRIYNVIYRMIEDREEAEDLTQDTFVNAHRAFDSFRHESQIYTWLYRIAVNLTKNRLDRRRRRRGVEGPSLDAPVEVDEDEMTRQVEDWRHAPGRAAENTELERVLACEVTGLRAEYKEVVILRDYEDLSYEEIAQVVGCSVQAVKSRLFRARSVLRRALTDYLDEDL from the coding sequence GTGGAAAGCAACACCGACCTCCGCGACTTCTCCAAGATCGTGGAGGGGTACTACCAGCGCATCTACAACGTTATCTACCGCATGATCGAGGACCGCGAGGAGGCCGAGGACCTCACGCAGGATACCTTCGTGAATGCGCATCGTGCCTTCGACAGCTTCCGGCACGAGAGCCAGATCTACACCTGGTTGTACCGGATCGCCGTGAACCTCACCAAAAACCGCCTCGATCGTCGGCGTCGCCGCAGGGGAGTTGAGGGACCGTCGCTGGATGCACCGGTCGAGGTGGACGAGGACGAGATGACCCGGCAGGTCGAGGACTGGCGTCACGCGCCGGGACGTGCGGCCGAGAACACCGAACTCGAACGAGTCTTGGCCTGTGAAGTGACCGGCCTCCGCGCCGAATACAAGGAAGTCGTGATCCTGCGCGACTATGAGGACCTCTCCTACGAGGAGATTGCCCAAGTGGTAGGCTGCAGCGTCCAGGCGGTGAAGTCTCGCCTCTTCCGCGCACGCAGTGTCTTGCGCCGAGCACTCACCGACTACCTTGACGAGGATCTGTAG